A stretch of DNA from Serinibacter arcticus:
GCCATCTTCTCGAGGTCGGACTGGTGGAAGGTGCGCCACACGATCGCCGCGACCTGGCGACCCAGGACCTTGGCGACGTCGGACACCGACTCGCGCTTCCCGATCTGCGCCAGCGCACCGTCGACCATCAGCGGGTAGCCCCCGAGCTCGGCGACCGCCGTGGTGAAGGAGACCTGCGTGCGCAGCGTCGGCTTGTCGAAGATGATCGCGACCGACCGCGGCCCGGCGTACGGAGTGCGCGCGTGGCGGTCGGCCTTCAGCGTCGCCGCGAGCTCGAGCACCTCGCGCTGCTCGGCGCTGGTGAGGTCGTCGTCGGCGAGGAAGGAACGCGCGGTCATCAGGCTGCTCCCGATCCACCGGCGGCGGCCCGCACCCCGGAGTCGATGATGGCGGGCAGGGCACGCGTGAACGTGGCGGCCTGCTCCGTGGTGAGGATCAGCGGCGGCGCGAGCCGCAGCGACGTCGGCGTGGGGGCGTTGACGATGAACCCGGCCGCCAGCGCGGCCGTCTGCACCGCGGCGGCCACCGGCTGCGCGAGCTCGACGGCGATGAGCAGCCCGTGGCCGCGGACCTCGCTCACCAGCGGGTGCGCCGCCGCGAGGTCGCTCCGCCAGGTGCGGCCGAGCTCGCTCACGTGGGCGAGCAGGTCGTCCCGCTCGATCACGTGCAGGGTCGCGAGGGCCGCCGCAGCCGCGACGGGGTTGCCGCCGAAGGTCGTGCCGTGGTTGCCGGGCTGCAGCAGCGTGGCCGGTCCCTCGCCGTAGGCGATGACCGCGCCGACCGGGATACCGCCGCCGAGACCCTTGGCGAGCGTGACGACGTCGGGCACGACCCCGCCGCCGATGGCCGGATCGTGGTGGGCGAGCCAGGCGCCGCACCGGCCGACGCCGGTCTGGACCTCGTCCAGGACCAGCAGCGCGTCGTGGCGGGTGGCGAGCTCGCGCGCCGCGGCGAGGTAGCCGGGCGCGGGGGTGCGGACACCCGCCTCGCCCTGCACCGGCTCGATCACGAGCCCGGCGACGCCGCCGGCGGCGAACGCCTCCTCCAGCGCCGCGACGTCGTCGAACGGCACGTGCTCGACGCCGCCGGGGAGCGGCTCGAACGGCTCGCGGTAGGCGGCCTTGTGGGTGAGCGCGAGGGCCCCCATCGTCCGACCGTGGAACGCGCCCTCGAGCGCCAGCACCCGCGAGGTCCCGCGCGCCGCCCCGTGCCGGCGGATCATCTTGAACGCGGCCTCGTTGGCCTCCGTGCCGGAGTTCGTGAAGAAGACGCGCGAGCCCGACGGCGCCTGCGCGACCTCGAGCAGGCGCTCCGCGAGCGTCACCTGGGTCGGGGTGGCGAAGAAGTTCGAGACGTGACCGAGCGTGCCCAGCTGCGCCGACACGGCGCTGACGAGCGTCGGGTGGGCGTGGCCCAGCGCGTTCACGGCGATGCCGCCGAGGAGGTCGAGGTAGCGGGTGCCGTCGGCGTCCCACACGTAGGCGCCCTCGCCCCGCACCAGCACGCCCTGCGGCGGGCCGAACGTGTTCATGATCGCGTGGCCGTACCGCTGCGCCAGCTCGGCACCGGACGCGTTCCCGGTCGCGACCGGGGTGGCGGGGGGCGTGGGGGCGCTGATGTCGGTGTCGCTCACTTCTCGGTCCTCCTCGGCGCCGCGGCGCTCTCCTCGAACTCGGGCGCCCGGTCACCCGGCAGGACCATCGTGCCGACGCCGTCGGTGGTGAAGATCTCCAGGAGCAGCGCGTGCGCCGCCCGGCCGTCGATCACGTGCGCCTGCGGCACGCCGCCCTGGACGGCGCGCAGGCACGCCTCCATCTTCGGCACCATGCCGGAGGACAGGGTGGGCAGCAGCGCGGCGAGCGGCTCGGAACCGATGCGGCGCACCAGCGAGGATCGGTCCGGCCACGCGGCGTACAGGCCCTCGACGTCGGTGAGGACGACGAGCTTGCTCGCCCCGAGCGCGACGGCGAGCGCGGAGGCCGCGGTGTCGGCGTTGATGTTGAGGATCTGGGTCGGGTC
This window harbors:
- a CDS encoding acetylornithine transaminase yields the protein MSDTDISAPTPPATPVATGNASGAELAQRYGHAIMNTFGPPQGVLVRGEGAYVWDADGTRYLDLLGGIAVNALGHAHPTLVSAVSAQLGTLGHVSNFFATPTQVTLAERLLEVAQAPSGSRVFFTNSGTEANEAAFKMIRRHGAARGTSRVLALEGAFHGRTMGALALTHKAAYREPFEPLPGGVEHVPFDDVAALEEAFAAGGVAGLVIEPVQGEAGVRTPAPGYLAAARELATRHDALLVLDEVQTGVGRCGAWLAHHDPAIGGGVVPDVVTLAKGLGGGIPVGAVIAYGEGPATLLQPGNHGTTFGGNPVAAAAALATLHVIERDDLLAHVSELGRTWRSDLAAAHPLVSEVRGHGLLIAVELAQPVAAAVQTAALAAGFIVNAPTPTSLRLAPPLILTTEQAATFTRALPAIIDSGVRAAAGGSGAA